Proteins co-encoded in one Spirosoma endbachense genomic window:
- a CDS encoding ABC transporter permease, with translation MFRNYIKIAFRNLSKHKTFSFINITGVAVGLACFLLIALYVRDELSYDRYNANADRIYRVTRTFLSSEGTASLKLAQAAPPFGPLIKQDFPDVEQVVRTIDNNGLLRYGEHSFNEENMYLAEANLFKVLSFQLVSGNPDQALVNPFSIMFSRPMAEKYFGKENPVGKTVRLNNQYDLTVTGVYEPLPAQAHFHPSFLMSFSTLNDPRLYGAEGLRTNWSNNSFNTYLLLKPGANPQRVEAAFPEFQNKHVPAEGGNKPSTWSVLNLQNIADIHLRSHTDSELEATGDIKYIYLFSAIGLFILLIACINYMNLATARSAGRAREVGMRKVVGALRSQLISQFLSESIILVLFALGVAIVLVLICLPALNSFTHKQLEFSQLLDPVFLSILVAITLLTGLVAGSYPAFFLTSFRPLGVLKGQITSAMRTGKLRQTLVVTQFAIAVALIISTVVVYNQMKYIQDYRLGYKKDQVLLLPDVGDSTTNYETLKQQLKETGIVGEVGRSSRIPSGRLLDSYDAYAEKGDTMAPVTINLRGLRVDYDFIPAYQIGMAAGRNFSRSYSTDTSMIVLNETAVRLLGWTPQQAIGKSFRYGPANGQIIGVTKDYHFESLHQKVAAIAMVMSTEDFNWLSIPIQGNVPAGVRHVESVWKRFFPQRPFDYQFLDERFGRLYAREQTQQTLFSVFASVAILISCLGLFGLSMFMAEQRTKEIGVRKVLGASVSSLVALLSQDFLKLVGIAILIASPLAGWAMAQWLEGFAYHTALSWWVFGLAAILAVSIALFTVSFQSIKAALVNPVKSLRSE, from the coding sequence ATGTTCCGCAACTACATCAAAATTGCTTTTCGCAATCTGTCGAAACACAAAACCTTCAGTTTTATTAACATTACTGGTGTAGCTGTGGGGCTGGCTTGTTTCCTGCTTATTGCGCTTTACGTACGGGATGAACTAAGTTACGACCGCTATAACGCCAATGCCGACCGTATTTACCGCGTTACCAGAACGTTTCTATCATCGGAAGGAACTGCTTCTCTGAAACTGGCGCAGGCCGCTCCACCATTCGGGCCTTTGATCAAGCAGGACTTCCCCGACGTAGAGCAGGTTGTTCGAACGATTGATAACAATGGGTTGCTGCGCTACGGCGAACATTCGTTCAATGAGGAGAATATGTATCTGGCTGAAGCCAATCTGTTCAAGGTATTGAGTTTCCAGCTTGTCAGTGGTAATCCCGATCAGGCACTGGTGAATCCGTTCTCGATTATGTTCTCCCGGCCAATGGCGGAGAAATATTTTGGTAAGGAAAACCCGGTTGGCAAGACTGTACGACTCAATAACCAGTATGATCTGACCGTAACGGGAGTCTATGAGCCATTGCCCGCACAAGCTCATTTTCATCCCAGTTTTTTGATGTCATTTTCGACGTTGAACGACCCCCGTTTATACGGTGCCGAGGGGTTGCGGACCAACTGGAGCAACAACTCGTTCAATACCTATCTGTTACTGAAACCGGGAGCCAATCCACAACGTGTTGAGGCCGCTTTCCCCGAATTTCAGAACAAACACGTTCCGGCAGAAGGGGGTAATAAACCCTCTACATGGTCGGTGCTGAACTTGCAGAATATTGCTGACATTCATCTTCGTTCGCATACCGATTCGGAGCTGGAAGCAACCGGCGACATAAAATACATTTATCTGTTTTCGGCAATCGGTCTGTTCATACTGCTGATTGCCTGCATCAATTACATGAATCTGGCAACAGCTCGCTCGGCTGGGCGGGCAAGGGAGGTGGGTATGCGCAAGGTTGTAGGGGCCTTGCGCTCCCAACTTATCAGCCAGTTTCTAAGCGAGTCGATTATTTTGGTTCTGTTTGCCCTGGGTGTCGCTATTGTTCTGGTGCTCATTTGTCTGCCTGCACTGAACAGCTTTACGCATAAGCAACTCGAATTTAGCCAACTCCTCGATCCGGTCTTCCTAAGCATTCTGGTCGCTATTACCCTGTTGACCGGTTTGGTCGCGGGTAGCTATCCGGCATTCTTTCTGACCTCGTTCCGGCCGCTGGGCGTATTAAAAGGGCAGATTACGTCGGCTATGCGTACCGGCAAATTACGCCAGACACTGGTTGTTACGCAGTTTGCCATTGCCGTTGCGCTGATCATCAGTACAGTGGTGGTCTACAATCAGATGAAGTATATTCAGGATTACCGGTTAGGCTATAAGAAAGATCAGGTGCTGTTGCTGCCCGATGTGGGCGATTCAACGACGAACTATGAGACCCTTAAACAGCAACTGAAAGAAACGGGTATTGTCGGCGAGGTGGGTCGTTCGTCGCGGATACCGTCGGGACGTTTGCTGGACTCGTATGATGCCTATGCCGAAAAAGGCGACACGATGGCCCCGGTTACCATTAACCTGCGCGGTTTGCGGGTAGATTATGATTTCATTCCGGCCTACCAGATAGGCATGGCGGCTGGCCGTAATTTCTCCCGTTCGTATTCGACCGATACGTCAATGATCGTGTTGAACGAAACAGCGGTCCGGTTGTTAGGCTGGACACCCCAGCAGGCCATTGGCAAGTCGTTTCGCTATGGCCCCGCAAACGGCCAGATCATCGGCGTAACGAAAGATTACCATTTTGAGTCGCTACATCAGAAAGTAGCGGCTATTGCCATGGTCATGTCAACCGAAGATTTCAATTGGTTATCCATTCCGATACAGGGGAATGTGCCTGCCGGAGTCCGACACGTTGAATCGGTCTGGAAGCGGTTTTTTCCGCAACGTCCGTTCGACTATCAGTTTCTGGACGAGCGCTTTGGCCGGCTTTACGCTCGTGAACAAACGCAACAGACGTTGTTCAGTGTTTTCGCCAGCGTTGCCATTCTGATTTCGTGCCTGGGTTTGTTTGGTTTGTCCATGTTCATGGCTGAGCAGCGTACCAAAGAAATTGGCGTTCGGAAAGTGCTGGGGGCGTCGGTGTCCAGTCTGGTCGCCCTGTTATCGCAGGATTTCCTGAAACTGGTTGGTATCGCTATTCTGATTGCGTCGCCCCTGGCCGGCTGGGCTATGGCACAGTGGCTCGAAGGATTCGCCTATCATACCGCGCTCAGTTGGTGGGTGTTCGGATTGGCGGCTATACTGGCGGTTAGCATTGCCCTGTTTACCGTTAGCTTCCAGAGCATCAAAGCCGCGTTGGTCAATCCGGTGAAGAGTTTACGAAGCGAATGA